A genomic window from Pseudomonadota bacterium includes:
- a CDS encoding bifunctional folylpolyglutamate synthase/dihydrofolate synthase: protein MGNKAYNDCLNQMYSLRRFGIKLGLGTIKNILGALKNPQNNYACIHVAGTNGKGSVASALSAILQKAGFKVGLFTSPHLVSFNERIKINNRLISNKNVVESYNAVNQVHKGLREPTFFEFSTAMALYEFSKEKVDWAVIETGMGGRLDATNIIKPEITIITNISIEHKTYLGNTIEQIAGEKGGIIKRGKPVITGAKQKSAINVLKNISSKKRAPFYLFGNNFKIKNNGNGTFEYFGIKNVWPDMQTSLHGDHQIENAALVLAACELLADKIDLSEKHIRAGLKQTIWPGRLEIISSSPCVILDGAHNIGAAQTLKKFLSKEYKGRNITVITGMLNDKPYKSILKSILSVANRVILTKPQIDRALEPETLLAVSKNYVKDIKIISEVKNAIDYAITTALPEDVICITGSLYVVGEAKAMLSNLTFEHI, encoded by the coding sequence AAAATCCCCAAAACAATTATGCATGCATACATGTTGCAGGAACAAACGGGAAAGGCTCTGTCGCATCTGCATTGTCTGCTATTTTACAAAAAGCCGGGTTTAAAGTCGGCCTGTTTACCTCGCCACATCTTGTAAGTTTCAATGAACGAATCAAAATAAACAATCGGCTCATATCCAATAAAAATGTTGTTGAATCATACAATGCGGTAAATCAGGTTCATAAGGGTTTGCGCGAACCAACGTTTTTTGAGTTTTCTACTGCTATGGCTTTATATGAATTCAGTAAAGAAAAGGTGGATTGGGCTGTTATCGAAACAGGAATGGGCGGAAGGCTTGATGCAACAAATATTATAAAGCCCGAGATAACTATTATCACCAATATTTCTATTGAACATAAAACATACCTTGGAAATACAATTGAACAAATTGCAGGCGAAAAAGGCGGCATAATTAAAAGAGGAAAACCTGTAATAACAGGAGCAAAGCAAAAAAGCGCAATAAATGTTCTAAAAAATATATCTTCTAAAAAAAGAGCTCCTTTCTACCTTTTTGGGAATAATTTCAAAATCAAAAATAATGGAAACGGGACGTTTGAATATTTTGGGATTAAAAATGTCTGGCCGGATATGCAGACAAGCCTGCATGGAGATCATCAGATCGAAAATGCCGCTCTTGTTTTAGCAGCATGTGAGCTGCTTGCAGATAAAATCGATCTTTCTGAAAAACACATTCGCGCAGGCCTTAAGCAAACCATTTGGCCGGGAAGGCTTGAAATTATATCATCTTCTCCATGCGTAATTCTTGATGGAGCCCATAATATAGGAGCCGCACAAACATTAAAAAAGTTTTTATCCAAAGAATATAAAGGCAGGAATATAACTGTTATCACAGGAATGCTGAATGATAAACCGTATAAGTCCATATTAAAAAGCATACTATCTGTTGCAAACAGGGTTATTCTTACCAAACCTCAGATAGACAGGGCATTGGAACCGGAAACACTTCTTGCGGTTTCCAAAAATTATGTTAAAGATATTAAAATAATTTCCGAAGTAAAGAATGCAATTGATTATGCTATCACAACAGCTTTACCCGAAGATGTAATATGCATAACCGGATCTTTGTATGTAGTAGGCGAAGCCAAGGCAATGCTTTCAAACTTGACTTTCGAGCATATATAA
- a CDS encoding endonuclease/exonuclease/phosphatase family protein, translating into MTFKFVKKAIDKSRWPIAWPFVVHPQIENTKPETNSFSDPAQDAGLNLKVMSFNIRRGTARDGRNHWKYRRNLVHEILNQYSLDVLCLQEALDFQISEIRDMLPGYENIGIGNLGNTKRLHNSIFYDDARFALSEEGTFWLSDTPDIPRSKGWGNIMPRICTWIRLIEKESQKAFYVYNTHLDHLSQRSRKKSVILLVKRIHERSFPDPFMLTGDFNSRERSTSVQYLKGKSPLIIKTKVAAINPVPLVDTFRVRYPKNRNIATFHGFRKHFFRFRFDYIFAPSSVRVLDAKIIQQRWEKCYPSDHFPLFIHIDLPVNLAPSDSHSFIEEAVNY; encoded by the coding sequence ATGACATTTAAATTTGTCAAAAAAGCAATCGATAAGTCTCGCTGGCCAATTGCCTGGCCTTTTGTAGTGCATCCACAGATAGAAAATACCAAACCGGAAACAAATTCTTTTTCTGATCCAGCCCAGGATGCCGGTTTGAACTTGAAAGTTATGAGCTTTAATATCCGGCGAGGGACTGCGAGAGATGGCAGAAATCATTGGAAATATCGCCGTAATCTTGTGCATGAGATCTTGAATCAATATAGCCTTGATGTTTTATGCCTACAGGAAGCCTTAGATTTTCAAATTTCTGAAATCCGTGACATGCTTCCCGGATATGAGAATATCGGTATCGGGAATTTAGGCAACACCAAAAGATTGCATAACTCGATTTTTTATGATGATGCTCGATTTGCACTATCTGAAGAAGGTACCTTTTGGCTGTCAGACACACCCGATATCCCGAGGTCAAAAGGGTGGGGAAACATAATGCCTCGTATCTGCACTTGGATACGGTTGATTGAAAAAGAATCGCAAAAAGCTTTTTATGTTTATAATACCCATTTAGATCACCTTTCCCAGCGTTCACGAAAAAAAAGTGTTATATTATTAGTCAAGCGAATTCATGAGCGTTCTTTTCCGGATCCGTTTATGCTTACAGGAGATTTTAATTCAAGAGAAAGGAGTACATCTGTACAATATTTAAAAGGTAAAAGCCCATTAATAATCAAGACCAAAGTTGCTGCAATAAATCCCGTACCATTAGTGGACACCTTCCGGGTGCGATATCCAAAAAATCGAAATATTGCTACATTTCATGGGTTCCGCAAACATTTTTTCCGTTTCAGGTTTGATTATATTTTTGCCCCATCTTCTGTAAGGGTCTTAGACGCAAAAATTATTCAACAGCGATGGGAAAAATGCTACCCCTCTGACCATTTCCCACTTTTTATCCATATTGATTTACCTGTAAACCTTGCTCCTTCAGATTCTCATTCCTTTATTGAAGAGGCTGTTAATTATTGA
- a CDS encoding DUF3786 domain-containing protein — protein MLNGIDKSYFTKLAGKNPKDICQKAFCKYDEVNKHYTLSVWGDKYILYPHEYKIECISTTIKKPHEYFYLFIIYYLLNSKQIEVSNEWISEKDLPGGVTFFRGPHEIPTNLISELYDNDIEEFKKTCMQLSGTPINMADAAFRFDITPRIPVAVLYWQGDEEFSSEVKILYDKNITKHLTLDIIFSLAVEICYRLGKS, from the coding sequence ATGTTAAATGGGATCGATAAAAGTTATTTTACTAAGCTTGCCGGTAAAAATCCGAAAGATATTTGCCAAAAGGCATTTTGTAAATACGATGAAGTAAATAAGCATTATACTTTATCGGTTTGGGGGGATAAATATATCTTATATCCGCATGAATATAAAATTGAATGTATAAGTACAACAATTAAAAAACCTCATGAATATTTTTATCTTTTTATTATATACTATCTTTTAAATTCAAAACAAATTGAAGTTAGTAATGAATGGATATCGGAAAAAGATCTTCCCGGTGGGGTTACTTTTTTTCGCGGCCCTCATGAAATACCTACAAATTTAATTTCCGAATTATACGATAATGACATAGAAGAATTCAAAAAAACCTGTATGCAGCTTTCCGGCACCCCGATTAATATGGCGGATGCGGCATTTCGCTTTGATATAACACCACGCATTCCAGTGGCTGTTTTATACTGGCAGGGAGATGAAGAATTTTCTTCTGAAGTAAAGATATTGTATGATAAAAACATTACCAAACATTTAACCTTAGACATTATCTTTTCTTTAGCAGTAGAAATTTGCTATAGATTAGGAAAATCTTAA
- a CDS encoding methylenetetrahydrofolate reductase, whose protein sequence is MSLSEKLGKSFVITTELGPVTGVMTEDSLTKAQNYLALDGINIHDCPMGNLRINSVAMGSLIQAKLGVEAIPHFTCRDRSLLGTQADLLGAHSLGIRNILVTTGDPPKHGPYPSKAVYDYNTFELIGLIKKLNSGVDFNDKEFGGNTDFKVACTAMPTSRDLDREIERMSKKIESGADFFQTQVVYDAKRAISFIEKAKKLNKPILIGVMPLKSVKMARFMNKNVEGIDVPEEVISRMENEGVSGIEITCDFIKQIINYADGIHIMAMGDIKGTNNIIEFIGTLVK, encoded by the coding sequence ATGAGTTTATCTGAAAAATTAGGCAAAAGTTTTGTTATTACTACAGAGTTAGGGCCCGTCACCGGTGTTATGACAGAAGATTCATTGACTAAAGCGCAAAATTATCTTGCCCTTGACGGAATAAATATTCACGATTGCCCTATGGGTAATCTTCGTATTAATTCTGTTGCCATGGGCAGCTTAATCCAGGCAAAACTTGGTGTGGAAGCAATTCCCCATTTTACATGCAGAGACCGCAGTCTTTTGGGAACACAGGCAGATTTGCTTGGTGCACATTCTCTTGGTATACGAAATATTCTGGTAACAACCGGTGATCCGCCAAAACACGGGCCTTATCCTTCCAAGGCCGTTTATGATTATAATACTTTTGAGCTCATCGGGCTTATAAAAAAGTTGAACAGCGGTGTCGATTTTAATGATAAAGAATTCGGAGGCAATACGGATTTTAAAGTCGCTTGTACTGCTATGCCCACATCCAGAGATTTGGATCGCGAAATAGAAAGAATGTCGAAAAAAATTGAATCAGGCGCTGATTTCTTCCAAACTCAGGTCGTATATGATGCCAAGCGGGCCATTAGTTTTATTGAAAAAGCAAAAAAGCTGAATAAGCCGATATTAATCGGGGTGATGCCTTTAAAAAGCGTAAAAATGGCAAGGTTCATGAACAAAAATGTGGAAGGCATTGATGTTCCCGAAGAAGTTATTTCCCGCATGGAAAATGAAGGCGTATCCGGTATTGAAATTACCTGCGATTTTATCAAGCAGATAATAAATTATGCCGACGGTATCCATATAATGGCAATGGGTGATATTAAAGGTACAAACAATATTATTGAATTTATAGGTACACTGGTTAAATAA
- a CDS encoding LuxR C-terminal-related transcriptional regulator, which produces MLIPTKTQLPLLKSNLLNRKHLIDRLCAGKNSQLILITGPAGCGKTSLAGQWIKRDKLPAAWYSVDDTDNDLDVFFRYCITTLIGANNGLEEIMGPLLYNQTRFSEKDIIPPILHALDNLADEIYLIFDDYHMINDDEIHRALGHIIKYLPRNMHLVIISRHKLPQSFSRFKFQYDTLEITPDNLKFSETEANNFFKQVIPLDLSENQIRDLTQFAGGWVAGFHILGLSLKEGKSLQFFDKTLQIACREAIDYMMNEVIGVQSEKVKMFLYHTVVLYRFNADICKFVTSMPDAAKILYELNRMNMFLVPLDKDQKWYRYHHLFSEAIIEWVRLTSPDLLKQAQQKAALWFAQQNYIEDAFHYAVASGDFEFTADLMEDYLKVLVEKYEIAPAMRWLSKLPHEVFIRRPLLRLIECTNMISNMRPADIENILSDIETRQNEAIENYKEPKKSLCKDLIVYTKTVLHYYQDAFNLDIKKMTGGAGMISQKNRPLAGYIRILIALNQIYLGNLKFAEEQMEKAFPDIFPSEFDMAKIMWKMITAFILRSKGCLNQSEKILKDSFILLKRQKLYETPLKYLLYLPMAVIFYNRNDLDNALEYGSISLRYAEMSGNFELIMHGYFLLSQIYMAKENRKEAMEYNQKLRNFSKNITQPNLSKFADALAASLSIAQGDVGYTLKWENLENLNMDEQFSMYFFFKAMTVAITHIFKGKLPQAIDILKSLRIRCAKRDMMELVLVIDIILSGMLWMHGKKQDATSIMKKALLFSEPQGYIRPFVNCSIMILPVLNDIAKNSPEFDQSVYFNTLLTACGGIGKSRSLTNISEKDTTTYGLTERELEILKLLADGHKNREIADMSFISINTVKTHTQNLYKKLGVKSRLQAIVQSQNTKLLN; this is translated from the coding sequence ATGCTCATACCAACAAAAACCCAGTTGCCCTTGCTTAAATCCAATTTGCTGAATCGTAAGCATCTTATAGATCGCCTTTGCGCCGGCAAAAATTCTCAATTAATACTTATTACAGGTCCTGCCGGATGCGGCAAAACCTCGTTGGCCGGGCAATGGATTAAACGGGATAAATTACCTGCCGCCTGGTATTCCGTAGACGATACGGACAATGATCTTGATGTTTTTTTCCGTTACTGCATTACTACTCTTATCGGAGCAAATAACGGGCTTGAAGAGATCATGGGCCCGCTGCTCTATAACCAGACCCGGTTTTCAGAAAAGGATATTATACCCCCGATTTTACATGCCCTTGATAATCTTGCCGATGAAATATATTTGATATTTGATGATTATCACATGATTAATGATGACGAGATTCACCGCGCATTGGGCCATATAATTAAATATTTACCGCGAAATATGCATCTGGTCATAATAAGCCGCCATAAGCTTCCCCAATCTTTCAGCAGGTTCAAATTTCAATATGACACTCTGGAGATAACGCCTGATAACCTGAAATTTTCAGAAACTGAGGCAAATAATTTTTTCAAACAGGTTATTCCACTTGATCTGTCCGAAAATCAAATCCGGGATTTGACACAATTTGCCGGGGGTTGGGTTGCCGGATTTCATATTCTAGGTTTGTCGCTTAAAGAAGGAAAGAGCCTGCAATTTTTTGATAAAACACTCCAAATAGCTTGTAGAGAAGCTATTGATTATATGATGAATGAAGTTATAGGTGTCCAATCAGAAAAAGTTAAAATGTTTTTATATCATACTGTCGTCCTTTACAGATTTAATGCTGATATATGTAAATTTGTAACCAGTATGCCGGATGCCGCAAAGATTTTATATGAATTAAACCGCATGAATATGTTTCTTGTGCCCCTTGATAAGGATCAAAAATGGTATCGCTATCATCATTTATTTTCAGAAGCCATCATCGAATGGGTAAGGCTTACATCACCCGACTTACTTAAACAGGCACAACAAAAAGCTGCTTTGTGGTTTGCACAACAAAATTATATAGAAGATGCTTTTCATTACGCGGTAGCTTCGGGGGATTTTGAATTCACAGCAGATCTAATGGAAGATTATCTGAAAGTACTTGTAGAAAAGTATGAAATTGCACCTGCTATGCGCTGGCTTTCAAAGTTGCCCCATGAAGTATTTATAAGAAGGCCTTTATTAAGGCTGATTGAATGTACCAATATGATTAGCAACATGCGGCCGGCAGATATCGAAAATATTTTGTCGGATATTGAGACAAGACAGAATGAAGCCATAGAAAATTATAAAGAGCCAAAAAAATCTCTGTGTAAGGATTTGATCGTCTATACGAAAACCGTTTTACATTATTATCAGGATGCTTTTAATCTCGATATTAAAAAAATGACTGGGGGAGCTGGAATGATATCTCAAAAAAACAGACCCCTTGCCGGTTATATCAGAATACTGATTGCACTTAATCAAATTTATCTTGGCAACTTGAAATTTGCTGAAGAGCAGATGGAAAAAGCATTTCCTGATATCTTTCCTTCTGAATTCGACATGGCCAAAATAATGTGGAAAATGATCACGGCATTTATATTAAGGTCTAAGGGATGTTTGAACCAATCGGAAAAAATTCTGAAAGACTCCTTTATTCTTTTAAAACGGCAAAAATTATACGAGACTCCTTTGAAATACCTTCTGTATTTACCAATGGCGGTAATTTTCTACAACCGCAATGACCTTGATAATGCTTTGGAATATGGTTCGATAAGCCTGAGATATGCGGAAATGTCGGGAAACTTTGAACTTATCATGCATGGATATTTTCTTTTGTCACAGATTTACATGGCAAAAGAAAATCGTAAAGAGGCTATGGAGTATAATCAAAAGTTGCGAAATTTTTCCAAAAACATTACTCAACCCAACCTTTCGAAATTTGCGGACGCTTTGGCCGCATCTTTATCGATTGCTCAGGGTGATGTAGGTTATACCTTAAAATGGGAAAATCTGGAAAATCTTAATATGGATGAACAGTTTTCCATGTACTTTTTCTTCAAAGCCATGACTGTGGCTATTACACACATATTTAAGGGAAAGCTACCCCAGGCTATTGATATTCTGAAAAGCCTCCGCATTCGTTGTGCGAAAAGAGATATGATGGAATTAGTCCTTGTTATTGATATTATACTTTCCGGAATGCTATGGATGCACGGTAAGAAACAAGATGCAACGTCTATAATGAAAAAAGCGCTCTTGTTTTCCGAACCACAGGGATATATCCGGCCCTTTGTAAATTGCTCTATTATGATACTGCCTGTGTTAAATGACATAGCTAAAAACAGCCCTGAATTCGATCAATCAGTTTATTTTAATACACTGCTTACAGCCTGTGGAGGAATAGGAAAAAGCCGGTCTTTAACTAACATTAGTGAAAAGGACACAACCACATACGGATTGACTGAAAGAGAGCTTGAGATATTAAAATTGCTGGCGGATGGTCATAAAAACCGGGAGATTGCCGATATGTCTTTTATTTCAATCAATACTGTAAAAACACATACCCAGAACCTTTATAAAAAACTAGGCGTTAAAAGCCGCCTTCAAGCCATTGTTCAGTCGCAAAATACAAAGCTGTTAAATTAA
- a CDS encoding VWA domain-containing protein: MKLLESIKSFFKKISTFHIFLIAVSPILISFLIHMSVLIYANYVKWTWFGKGSAVEEPITVEIIGEGQKDDRLKFQGMDLEDNLDADDNMFDPVPEIEYKPVVPNVEILPDPKTNDALDIISVQAAAMKNKWVNPVTGGKPLDTGYDMMAGSFAKHIQSMREGGLDVVFVFDSTDSMWAYLNEVKLKIRNLAAALRKLVPTCRIGLVTYKDRKDEYVTEKFPLSYSIKPQQKFLDGIQNSGGYDIREAVAEGLRVAIDEMNWNKKSKKFILLIGDAPPYEEDVSRAVEMIKRFKENMGGRVSVIDIRKPKEITRYYWEHYIMPSMTDPGTESFEYLTSTQKVMDDFETFAHVGGGESARLTNEEKVIRHMLLLIFGTRWELYLNEFMSNL, translated from the coding sequence ATGAAACTTTTAGAATCCATAAAATCCTTTTTTAAAAAAATATCAACTTTTCATATTTTCCTGATAGCAGTTTCACCAATCCTTATTTCCTTTTTGATTCATATGTCAGTACTCATTTACGCAAATTATGTAAAGTGGACATGGTTCGGCAAGGGATCTGCTGTGGAAGAACCCATTACTGTTGAAATAATAGGTGAAGGCCAAAAAGACGACAGGCTTAAGTTTCAGGGTATGGATTTGGAGGATAACCTTGATGCCGATGATAATATGTTTGACCCGGTACCTGAAATTGAATACAAGCCGGTCGTACCGAATGTTGAAATACTTCCTGATCCCAAAACCAATGATGCACTCGACATAATCAGCGTTCAGGCAGCAGCCATGAAAAACAAATGGGTAAATCCGGTAACAGGTGGCAAGCCTTTAGATACCGGCTATGATATGATGGCAGGATCTTTTGCAAAACATATTCAGTCCATGCGTGAAGGAGGCCTTGATGTAGTCTTTGTTTTTGATTCCACTGACAGCATGTGGGCTTATTTAAATGAAGTTAAACTAAAAATCAGAAATCTTGCAGCAGCATTAAGAAAGTTGGTTCCCACCTGTAGAATCGGACTTGTAACCTACAAGGACAGAAAAGATGAATATGTTACCGAAAAGTTTCCTTTGTCTTACAGTATTAAACCTCAACAAAAATTTCTGGACGGAATTCAAAATTCCGGAGGTTATGATATAAGAGAAGCTGTGGCCGAAGGACTAAGAGTCGCTATAGATGAAATGAATTGGAACAAAAAATCCAAAAAGTTTATTCTTTTGATAGGTGATGCGCCTCCTTATGAAGAAGATGTGTCACGGGCAGTTGAAATGATCAAAAGGTTCAAGGAGAATATGGGCGGAAGAGTTTCCGTTATCGATATAAGGAAACCGAAAGAAATAACTAGATACTATTGGGAACATTACATTATGCCGTCCATGACCGATCCTGGAACAGAAAGTTTTGAATATCTTACCAGCACACAAAAAGTAATGGATGATTTTGAAACCTTTGCACATGTCGGTGGCGGTGAGAGCGCCAGGCTGACTAATGAAGAAAAAGTCATACGGCATATGCTGCTT